TATGATTTGATGTTTGTGATGGAGGCTCCTATTGATTGCTTAGATAATGCAGACGAGATTTGGGATGATGGTATGAAAGCCTTCGATTTATTGAAATTTCTTGTGATGGATTGTCAAAAAGAAGGCTATTTAGGAGAGCATGAACTAGAAGATGCCTCTTTAATGGTATGGAGTTTTGTGCACGGCTTAGTTACGCTGAAATGTAGAAAAAGGCTACAGATGTTTGGGGATGATGAGGCAGGGACGCTTGAAAGGATGATGAAGTCTTATAGAGTTTTTGTAGATACCATTATAGGAACGAAAGAGAAATGAAGAAACTTTTAAGCCTCGAGGAGCTTGCTCAGTTTGCATTTGGAATCTTTCTTTTTAGCAAGCTTTCTTTTGCTTGGTGGTGGTTTCCTGTCTTAATTTTTCTTCCCGATTTAAGCATGTTGGGTTATCTCTTTAATGCCAAAATAGGAGCATGGGTTTATAATTTTTTTCATCATAAAGCATTAGGAATTGTAATACTGACCATAGGTTTCATATATGATTTCGAGGCGGTTTCGCTAACAGGAATCATTCTGTTTTCTCACTCAGCATTAGATAGGGTTTTGGGTTATGGCTTAAAACACGAAACAGATTTTAAGGATACACATTTAGGTAGGATAGGTAAATAATAAATTATGGGAGTAATAGAACAATTTAAAAAGATGATTGGCCAAGAGGCCAAAAATGTAAGCCCCTCTCCGTACGGAAGATGGTTAAACGGAACGCTTTTAGAAGCGGAAGAGGGCAGACTTCGAATGTCATATCTAATAAGAGAAGAGTTTGCTAACCCCGCTGGTATAGCACATGGAGGCGTTTTGGCAGGAATCATTGACGAAGTTATGGGTATGACCACCTTCTCTTTAGGACGAGATGGCTTTTATGTAGCAGCCAACTTAAATGTAGATTTTCTGCGACCAGCAATGGTTGGCGATGAAGTCACAATACAATCAGAAGTGATAAGAGCAGGAAAAACCATAGCTCATGTAGAGTGCAGAATAAGCTCTAAGGATGGGAAGTTGTTAGCAAAGGCTACTTCAAACTTGATTATGACAGTTATCAAATAAACATGAAAAAGCTCACCTACCTTTTTGTGTTATGCTCTTTTGGTGCTTTAGCTCAAGAAAGGATTCTAGATGCGTATATAGAAGAGGGTTTGAGTACAAACCTTGCTTTAAAGCAGCAGAAACTGGAAATAGAAAAATCGGTAAAGGCTATTGATATAGCTCGCTCTAATATTTTTCCTAAAATTACTTTTGCTCCAAATTATACGGTAGCCGCTGGTGGTAGAAGCATAGAGTTTCCTATCGGAGATTTGTTAAATCCGGTTTACGGTTCGCTTAATCAGCTTACGCAAAGCGATAATTTTCCGATGGTGGAAAACCAGAATATTCAATTTGCTCCAAACAATTTTCATGAGACCAAGTTTACTTTTGAGTTGCCTTTATTCAATCCTGAAATAAAGTATAACATTCTTCTTCAAAGGGATTTGGTTCAAACCGAGGAAGCAAAAAGAAGGCTACTGGAATATGAACTGAAATACAATATTGAAGCGGCGTACTATCAATATTTACAAAGTTTAGAGGCTCTTGATATTTATAAAAACTCGGCTGTTTTTTTGAATCAGTATCTTGATTTTAATCAGCGACTTGTAAAAAATCAGTTGGCTTTGAAAGATGTCGTTTATGCGTCGGAGTATGAAATCAATAAGCTAGAAGGCGAAATAGCCAATGCTGAAAAGAACATTGATAAAGCGAAAGCCTATTTCAATTTTTTGATAAATAGACCTTTTGATTCGCTAGTGGAAGTGGACACGCTTTTGTTAAATAAACTTCCAATAGTACAAGAGGTTGATGCTTTGCAAAATGCTGCTATTCTTCATAGACCTGAGTTTAGTCAACTTCAAGCGGGAATGAATGTAAATAACACCTTACTCCAGCTGCAAGAGAAAAGTGCAAAGTTGCCAAGTGTTTATTTTGGTGGTAGCACCGGTTTTCAAGGTTACGGATATACATTTAATAAGCAGGCTTATGCTATTGGTCAGTTGGGTTTAAACTGGGATATTTTTCATGGAAACGAAAAGAAGCACAAAATTCAGCAAACAGAAATTCAAGGGAAAATATTAGAGGTAAAGCAGCAAGAAGCAGAGCAACAAATAAAAATGCAAGTAGCTCAAGCCTATATCGACTATAGTGCTTCTTTGAAAGCTTTAAAAGCATCGGAAGCGGCTTTAGGGAGTACGGCTTCGCTACTTGAGATTGTTGAGAAAAAATATAAAAACAAAGACGCTCTTTACATAGAGCTTATCAAAGCTCAAAACGATAATTTGATAGCAGCACAAAAGACTTCACTGGCCAAGTTTGATATTTGGTTGAAAAAATCGGTTTTGGATAAAGTTAGTGCTAAGTAAAAAAGAATACAATGAAAAAAATCAGCTATTTATTGGTCTTAGGCGTTCTTTTCTGGTCTTGTAAAGAGAGTGGAGAAACGAATGAAACTGAGCAAAAGGAGGAGTTGGAGTCGGTAAGTACCGTGTTTCCGCTTCAAAAAACTATTCAAGATGACATTTTGGCGAGTGGCGTACTTTCTTCTAAAGCAGAATTAAAACTGGCTTTCAAAACAGGAGGAATGATAAAGCGAATGTATGTCAAAGAAGGACAATATGTAAAGGCAGGGCAATTGCTTGCTGAGCTTGATATGTCTGAAATTGACGCGGCTGTAAATCAAGCTAAACTTGGTTTAGAAAAAGCAGAACGTGATGTAGCTCGTGTCAAAGGTATGTTAGAAGATGAAGTTGCCACAAAGAATAATTTGGAAGATGCTACCACGGCTTTTTCTTTAGCAAAAGAAAGTGTGGAAACCGCCAAGTTTAATCAAAAACTATCTAGAATATATGCTCCTCAGGCTGGAAAAATCTTGATGAAAATTTCAGAACAAGGTGAACTTATAACACCTTTTGTTCCGGCTATAATTCTTGGAACTGGTGGCTCTTCTTTTAATGTAAAAGTAGGTTTGGCAGATAAAGATGTGGTTAAAGTCAAAATAGGAGATAATGCGGAGGTTAGGCTTGACGCTTATG
This sequence is a window from Arcticibacterium luteifluviistationis. Protein-coding genes within it:
- a CDS encoding efflux RND transporter periplasmic adaptor subunit codes for the protein MKKISYLLVLGVLFWSCKESGETNETEQKEELESVSTVFPLQKTIQDDILASGVLSSKAELKLAFKTGGMIKRMYVKEGQYVKAGQLLAELDMSEIDAAVNQAKLGLEKAERDVARVKGMLEDEVATKNNLEDATTAFSLAKESVETAKFNQKLSRIYAPQAGKILMKISEQGELITPFVPAIILGTGGSSFNVKVGLADKDVVKVKIGDNAEVRLDAYASEVFPARVTEIAQMINPSTGTYEVELTLNSKGKKLISGFVAKSKITPQSERQVLMIPASALIEAENENAFVFVFNGQSVEKRKILIGGIHENQVEVLTGLSTADQVVTLGANFLSEGQNVKVVNL
- a CDS encoding PaaI family thioesterase, yielding MGVIEQFKKMIGQEAKNVSPSPYGRWLNGTLLEAEEGRLRMSYLIREEFANPAGIAHGGVLAGIIDEVMGMTTFSLGRDGFYVAANLNVDFLRPAMVGDEVTIQSEVIRAGKTIAHVECRISSKDGKLLAKATSNLIMTVIK
- a CDS encoding TolC family protein: MKKLTYLFVLCSFGALAQERILDAYIEEGLSTNLALKQQKLEIEKSVKAIDIARSNIFPKITFAPNYTVAAGGRSIEFPIGDLLNPVYGSLNQLTQSDNFPMVENQNIQFAPNNFHETKFTFELPLFNPEIKYNILLQRDLVQTEEAKRRLLEYELKYNIEAAYYQYLQSLEALDIYKNSAVFLNQYLDFNQRLVKNQLALKDVVYASEYEINKLEGEIANAEKNIDKAKAYFNFLINRPFDSLVEVDTLLLNKLPIVQEVDALQNAAILHRPEFSQLQAGMNVNNTLLQLQEKSAKLPSVYFGGSTGFQGYGYTFNKQAYAIGQLGLNWDIFHGNEKKHKIQQTEIQGKILEVKQQEAEQQIKMQVAQAYIDYSASLKALKASEAALGSTASLLEIVEKKYKNKDALYIELIKAQNDNLIAAQKTSLAKFDIWLKKSVLDKVSAK
- a CDS encoding DUF4260 domain-containing protein, yielding MKKLLSLEELAQFAFGIFLFSKLSFAWWWFPVLIFLPDLSMLGYLFNAKIGAWVYNFFHHKALGIVILTIGFIYDFEAVSLTGIILFSHSALDRVLGYGLKHETDFKDTHLGRIGK